Genomic segment of Nyctibius grandis isolate bNycGra1 chromosome 25, bNycGra1.pri, whole genome shotgun sequence:
GTTCCACGGAGACTGTCGGGGCCTGCGCGACGGGGACGGTGGAACCGGGGAAGTTTCGGGCGAGGTCTGTCGTCGAGTTCGGAGGCCCGTCCGTGGGCTCGTGAGATTGCGGCTCTGGGAGAGTCCGGAGGGGCGACGCGTTGGTGGAGCTGGGGCGTACGGATGCTGAGCCCAAATAGCGGGGTCCTGCAGTAGAGAGGAGAAGAGACCTCCTGTCACCGATACATCTTTACTGCCTCACGTACAGAGTCTGAAATGGCAGGTTCGCAGTGCGGAACCGGGTCTGCGAGTAAGCCTGACGTTTCTTTCCTGCCAATACGGGTCAAGCTTGCCCATCGCTTTTAGAGGTTTTGCCATCGCACGGCTGCCTCTCGCCAAGGATTTAAATgcatctccttccttttctctctagGTGCTATGCTGCCATCTGTCAGCTGAAGCTGTGAAATTCCCTGTCTCGGTTACTCAGCAGTCCCCCGTTGCTGTTTCTGTGGACACCTATCACGTCAGtttggctgtgctgcaggctcAGGTAACAGTTTCTCCTGGTTTGAAGGGATAAAATTTATGgaatcaattttcttttatgtattgtttctgtttgtggcCCACCATAGTATGGGGATTgaggccattagcagtaagccagggcagctgccccaggctggcccacaggtgtgttctgtaacattgacgtcagggtcactataaaaggcaaagctgctggggagggggctctttgctctgctctcttctctctctttctccttctttgctcttctcaacggttgtgatccctggaggaactcGCCACCGCTCTAACGGCTGAGTACAACTTGGcgtcttttgtattagtatgCATATTGGTTTTCGTATTTTAttacatctgtttaaatttcaacccacgagtttccctccttttcctaattccctttctcagctggagaGGGGTCTTGGATGGTAGAACGGACCGGTTATTGTGTAGgcctgggtgcgggctaaacggaGATACAGTTGTAAAAGGTTAGCCATTGAACCCGTTCCTTCAGCCGGCCCCACGCCGATCGAGGAAGGAGGACGTGATTTAGCGCAAATAAAGGCCTCGTCGTGCCGGAAGAAGCAGCGTGCCGGCACTGAAGTTCGTCGGGGTGGCGAAGATTCCCGATCTGCCTGCCGAGTCCCATTTTCCGAGTCTCTTTCTGCAGATCTTGGCTATCTAACGTAGCCGTAACAAAATCCAGAGAGATTTGAGGCGTGGCAGCGTTCTGTACTACGTTTTTAAGCGGGTGTTTAAGAACCGAAAGGTCCACAGGGTTCAATTCTCCTTGCGGCACGATGGATAGGGAAAGATGCGTCCTGTATAATTACGGTGGTGTCCTGGTTGTCGGTGTGGTAAAGTCCACGGTGAGGAGTGGTTTGCTTATCAGTGCTCCCCTTAACACATTCACAAGAGTgtgatacagattttttttttgtgtgcgtgCTGAATATTGGAGATGTTTCTTCCAGAACAGACGCTCTGTGAAAAGGCAACGGGCAGTAACTCCATAGTCACTTTCTGGCTGGATGTGCTTCTCTGGAATGTGGTTTTTGTTCCCATCGTGAAGAAGGGCTCGACGCCAAAGACCGTATACCTTTTTGAATTGTCCTGCAGGCTTTTTCTTTAGCCAAAGAAATAACTTATAATTGTTCCCTCTGAGGGCACCCGGGCATCCAAAGGCAGCGAGGAAGCCAGATCTCGCTACGGAGCGACGAGGCTTCTGCGGCCGCTTCTTTGCGTAGGCCCGGGACCGCTTGCGTTCCTGTGTTCTGTCTCTTACTGTTGCGCCGTGTGAGGGCCTTTCGGTCGCTGAAGCTGAGGCGAGGCAAAAAGCACCGAATAGAAACAGAAAGTGTTCCTGACTATGGGTATTTGTTCCTGGCCAGGTGGAAATCCACTTGGAGGAGGTACATAGCGAAGGTCTCCTGGTGTCGTGGATGTTCAAGGACAGACCAGACTTGAACCTTTCGGTTCTTCCGAGACTTCAACTTCGCGAGGTGAGCGGCAAACGGCGGGTGGCTGGTCTCGAGGGGAGGCAGGGCGGAAGGGGCAGAAACGGCGCCGAGCCAAGAGGAAGGCTACTGCGGAGGGGAGAGGGTGGCAACTCGCTGTCGTGGCCTTTtagggcgagggaggggattctttCGCCGCGAAATCGATACTAGCTCAGCTCTGTTAAAACGGCGCGTCCTCGAGAGGGCCGAAGGAGTACCGAAGTCTGTCGTCCGAGTTTGGCGTAACAGCTGAACGGGAGTCTGCGTagcaaaaaatgctttctgtctATGTAGGTCCTTCTGCCCTTATCAGATGTAGAGTTGCAAAATGAGCtgggttggtttggggtttttctttttttgtgttgttttgtttctttgggttttttttttttttgagagattaGCATGCGGAACCCGCGGGTATCAGAGGTTTAACGAGCTGAACGCGGGTGCGCTTGCGCTTCTGCGATCCAAATAGGTcggttgatttttttgttttattgataACCTTGTTGCTTTATCCTCAGTAGAGTTAGGAATTTGGCTGTTCTCCCAAAAGCGCTGTAGTACCATCTCACGAGGTGGGGAGGATGTGGCAAACCGTAAAAAGCTGCATCGTCAAAATTTGCGACGGGTAGACTACAGATGTAGAGGCTTAGTTTGTCTCATTTAGACAACTTAGGTTTGCCTGCAGCTGTTACAGGGAAGCTTTAAGCACAGGGGAGAGAGAGTACAGGATACGGGAAGAGTACTTGGGAGGTTATTACCGGGAGAAAGATAGCGTAGCGTCTTAGAGGCTCGAGAGGCAGTTGGAGCTGTGTGAGGAGAAAACGCCTCTGCCTCATTATGACTTTCCTGCGTTTTCTCTTGATTTGCGGAGAGAAGAATGAAGGGAGAGCGGATCTGTCCACCATAAAGGACCTGATCGAGGATACCGTTGTCAGCACACAGCCAGCCATGATGGTGAATCTGAAGGCCTGCACGGCTGGAGCCGGCACGGTAAGGCTCTCTCCTCCTGTCGGTCTCGTGCCTGAAACGTCGTGCCCGGGGGCGTGTCCGAGGGCTGAGGCTCAGGCGAGGAACCCAAGGGTCGAGACTGGGCGACGGCCGCATCTTGGTCTGCGCTGTCATAGGAGTCGGGGTATTGTGGCACGGGGAGTAGGGATAATTAGAAACCGCTCTGAAGGGCAGCTCTGTTTGTACCTTGTTTCGTGAACGCCGACTGCCGGTTGCGTCGAGGTGGAGCCCGGACTGCCCGAGACGCGTCTCTGTTTTGGCCGTCTCTCCGTTGCTCCGAACGCCTAGGCTCCGTCCAGGGCAGCCTTTACAGGCACGGAACGGTCGGTGGTTTGTCATCTTCAGTTGTCCATGTGGCAGCCGGCAAGCTTGTTCTTGTCTGTCTCTTTTCCCGCATGCCTTAAATTTCCCATCTGAAAAAACACACGGGCCCGTCGGAGGTCGGTAGCTTGGGGAACCTGCAGCATCTCTCGATGGTTTTGTGGGTCTTCACCTGCGTGGGTGTGAGGAGCTACGTAGTAGATGCGAGGACGAACGTCACGCGACTCGCCGCTGTCTGCCGGCGAGCGAACGATAAAGGCGTCGGTCTCGGTCTCGTCGTTCCTCAGGTACCCAGCAATAAGTTGGCTCGAGAGTCCCCGTGCGGAGTAGCGGCGGCCCCTCTGCGTTCTAAGCTGTTGCTCCGGAATCTGCGAGTGCTGAACTTGGGCTGCCAGGGCAAGGGAGGTAAGCGTGAAAAGATTGTTGATCTTCAGGGGCGAGCGTGCAGGTGGTGAGATTGGAGCGAGCGGATGTTTTGGGTGGGTTTGAATGGAAAGGAGGGGCGCGCGTCCGCCGAGCCGCTGCCTGGCGTCGACGAGCTGACGCGTGCGCTCTGTTCCTCTGTCGCAGGAGCTGGGGAGATACGCTGCGTGGCAGAGCTCGACAGCCCCCCGCAGCAGAAGCGAACGAGGCCGGTGACAGCTGGCAGTGCAGGCGCTGCAGCAGAGATGGAGTGGAACGAGGAGCTCTTTCTGTAAGTGTCTGCCCTCCTTCCGCCCGGCACGGCAGAGCCGGACCGGTACGGTCTCTGGGCGTCATTCGCGCGCCGCAGTAACCGATGCGGATGGCGCAGAGGTGAAGTCCGCGCGGCAGCGCAGCGTGCGTTTGTGCTGCCCGCGTGCCGGGCTGCCGATTCCGGCTATTGGCCCCGGCTTGCGTGCGCGTTTCCCGCTCCCCTGGACGCTCTGCGTTGTAACCGGATGGGCAGAAGCGCCGATCGCGGGCGGCGTGCGGGAGCAGCGGATGCGGAAGGCCAGGAGCGTAAATCTCGGCCTTCCAGGCGGATCGCCCTCTCGACTTCCCCTGGCAGCCTATGCAGCCCTGCAGGGGACGCGAAGCGGAGTTCTCCTCTTCTGTGTAGTTTGCTACCCCTCGTCGCGTTCTCCAAAGTAGCGTGCGCGCGTACTGGAGGTTTGGAAAAGGTGACGAGGCGTGTGAGActtgagggaggaaaaatacGGAATAGGGTGGTTTGCTCGTGGCTGTTTTGCAAAAATTCCCTATTACTAGCCAGTCTTCTTCTGTTTCAACAGGGAGTTGGGACCTAGAAGTAAAGAGCTGAAGCTACAGGTGCTGGGGAGCAGTGACGGCGGGGGAAGTGAGTACGAGCAGCCGTAAGATGGGGAGACAAAAATGCTGACTTCCTGTGCTTTGAGCCTGCGGTAGTTCTGTGTCGGTACGATGCGTGATGAGCTCTGCCAAGGATTTTTCGTATCCAAGTTTATGTGAGCCTCTGACTCCGTGAAGTAATTCTGGAGTCTGATCTTCTTAGTGATACGCTCTTactctgacctttttggtacCGGGAGGTTCCCGTGGCCCGCCCGTCCCCGCTCCGAAGCGGCGAGAGGGATGCGGGGATTTGCCCCCGTGTAATCGAAGGACGTTGCAGAAGGCTCTTAACTATGTTTATTTGTACTCGGTCAGGGACGAACCGCAGCGTCAATTTTTGACGGAGACTGCTCAATGGCCGCCTCTTTAAGGGAGTTGAATTCTGGGTCGGTAAAGAGGAGCGGAGGAGCGCtgcccgccccctccccgcctcaAACCTGGGAGCAGAGTTGTGGGGATCCGCTTCGTTGGTCCACAGGGCTCCTTCCCAACAGCAGGGGTTCCCTGGGAGACATCTAAGGTGCTGAGGTCAcgtggtgtgttttgttttcccgTTCCTTCTCGCAGGTGTGCTGCTGGCACATGCCACGCTTTTGCTTGATTCTTTGGGCAAACAACCGTCTGGGAGACAGGTCTGCTCGCTGGCCCCGGGAGCTGGGCGGTCACTGACGGCCGAAGCTACCATTACACTGGAGGTGAGCTCACGACTCCGTAAGCTCGGTACAAACGCGTGCTCCGGAAGCGTTCACCGTGTAAACCTCTAGCCGGAGACGAGCACGATGAGGCCCGGGCTCGTCGCGGGGGACAGGCAGATCCTTAGGCCGAGGGGTGTCGCCTGGCCCTCGGTCCCCGAGCCTCCCTCTGTTCAACCGACATTGTAGCAGGGATGGCTCCTCGGTGCCCAGAGCGGTACCTTTCATCACCCATGCGCCTGCCTTTCCATCTGGGAGGAGAAGAGCATCtctgagctgtgctttactCTTTGTAGCTGCTATTCCAGGAGTCTCCTGCATCTTTGAACGCTCAGCACGCCACATCTCTGCGGACCAGCATCACCCCCACTAAGAAGGTGGAGATGGACCGGACCATCATGCCGGACGGCACCATCGTGACTACTGTCACCACGATTCAGTCCCGGCCCAAGGCAGACTGC
This window contains:
- the C2CD2L gene encoding phospholipid transfer protein C2CD2L isoform X5; amino-acid sequence: MAATAPAELRAALQSSVQITFEEGLQLPPAANISRVTCKRQSDYSMVLCCHLSAEAVKFPVSVTQQSPVAVSVDTYHVSLAVLQAQVEIHLEEVHSEGLLVSWMFKDRPDLNLSVLPRLQLRENEGRADLSTIKDLIEDTVVSTQPAMMVNLKACTAGAGTVPSNKLARESPCGVAAAPLRSKLLLRNLRVLNLGCQGKGGAGEIRCVAELDSPPQQKRTRPVTAGSAGAAAEMEWNEELFLELGPRSKELKLQVLGSSDGGGSVLLAHATLLLDSLGKQPSGRQVCSLAPGAGRSLTAEATITLELLFQESPASLNAQHATSLRTSITPTKKVEMDRTIMPDGTIVTTVTTIQSRPKADCKLDSPSRSPSKVEVTEKKTTVLLESGRPRSPLPSSSRDSHMPNGLDPVAETAIRQLTETNNKPAKKTPTKRSTLIISGVSKVPIAQDETALSLGYAASLEATAYGDSAAESAADRTRDSTESSQLPEASPSARRASQELDETTRSDVSERPSVEDVESETGSTGALETRSLKDHKVSFLRSGTKLIFRRRTKQKEAGLSQSHDDLSNVAAGSAARKKAGSFSRRLIKRFSFKSKSKPKASDGTTAENPGGTLIPAGVPGAADVTLPA